A region from the Phaenicophaeus curvirostris isolate KB17595 chromosome 3, BPBGC_Pcur_1.0, whole genome shotgun sequence genome encodes:
- the PPP1R3G gene encoding protein phosphatase 1 regulatory subunit 3G, whose product MRKEDSEGNVERGCGEGIRREHSEGDAKGGAERGRCGGCRRPGAAALSPPARTPRPGQQEAARVLPPGPAPAGPAPRRRGGSGARGGGRGRSPPRLPRRGLRIKRCRPGRLPAPGRPGMASPAHPRREEEEEEEGGEEEEEEEEEEEEEEEEEGAAAGGGCCGKCKKRVQFADSLGLSLASVKHFSEAEEPRVPPGPRSPRPPPPPPPAEPPEPPEPGAERLRRQRVCLGRPPAPPDLRGTVRVLGCPGAKEVTVRYTFNEWLSFVDVPARPLPPAPGAASDPLAERYGFALCVPPGLGEGSALHFAIRYRSAQGEFWDNNGGRNYTVRCGPAGPPRR is encoded by the coding sequence ATGCGGAAGGAGGATTCGGAGGGGAATGTGGAGAGGGGATGTGGAGAGGGGATACGGAGGGAGCATTCGGAGGGTGATGCAAAGGGGGGTGCGGAGAGGGGACGCTGCGGGGGATGCCGCAGGCCCGGCGCTGCCGCCCTCTCCCCTCCCGCCCGGACCCCGCGCCCCGGGCAGCAGGAGGCGGCGCGTGTCCTGCCGCCGGGTCCCGCCCCGGCCGGTCCCGCCCCGCGGCGCCGGGGAGGCTCCGGGGCtcggggagggggaagggggcgCTCCCCGCCCCGGCTCCCGCGCCGGGGGCTCCGGATAAAGCGGTGCCGTCCCGGGCGGCTGCCGGCACCGGGGCGCCCCGGCATGGCGAGCCCCGCACACCcgcggcgggaggaggaggaggaggaggaggggggggaagaggaggaggaagaagaagaagaagaggaggaggaggaggaggaggaaggcgcggcggcgggcggagGCTGCTGCGGGAAGTGCAAGAAGCGCGTGCAGTTCGCCGACTCGCTGGGGCTGAGCCTGGCCAGCGTGAAGCACTTCAGCGAGGCGGAGGAGCCGCGGGTGCCCCCCGGGCCGCGCagcccccgcccgccgccgccgccgccgcccgccgagCCCCCCGAGCCGCCCGAGCCCGGCGCCGAGCGGCTGCGGCGGCAGCGGGTCTGCCTGGGGCGGCCGCCCGCGCCCCCCGACCTGCGCGGCACCGTGCGGGTGCTGGGCTGCCCCGGCGCCAAGGAGGTGACGGTGCGCTACACCTTCAACGAGTGGCTCTCCTTCGTCGACGTCCCCGCCCGCCCGCTGCCCCCCGCGCCCGGGGCGGCCTCGGACCCGCTGGCCGAGCGCTACGGCTTCGCCCTCTGCGTGCCGCCCGGGCTGGGCGAGGGCTCGGCGCTGCACTTCGCCATCCGCTACCGCAGCGCGCAGGGCGAGTTCTGGGACAACAACGGCGGCCGCAACTACACGGTGCGGTGCGGCCCCGCCGGCCCCCCCCGCCGCTGA